The DNA region CATCGAGGCCACGCGCCGAATCCGCGACGGCGCAGTGGGCGTGGACAAGAAGAACATCCCGATCATCGCCATCACTGCCTACGCCATGGAGCGTGACAAGGAGAAGTTTCTCCGGTCAGGCATGAACGCCTATCTTGCCAAGCCCCTGGAGGCAGGCACCCTGGCGGAAACGATTTCAAGGACTCTCCAGAACACGAATTCTCCCCTGTAAGCGCAAATCCCGCAACACCGGCGTTGACCCCGAATTCAGCAACATTTCGCGGTGGTTTCTGAATATTACGGAGTACGCCACTTCAGCTTCCCTCTGCCCGCTCCGCAATATACCGCGCCATCATCAGATCGAGGTGCGCGCCGCCACCGTTTTTAAAGACGGTGATCTCTGTGTCCGACTGCCGGCCGCACGAGGGATTCTGGATCATGTCGTAGAAGTCCCCTTGCACGGCGTCGGCGGTGATCACGCCGTTGGCAATGGGAATGGCCAGCTCGCCGATATGGCCGATGGTGGTTTCGCGGCTGTCCACAAAGAGCGCCCCGCCAGCGATCAGGCTGTCGTCCGCCTCGCGCATATCCGCCTTGTACGCGCCGATCAGGTCCACATGCGTTCCCGGCCGCACCCACGCGCCATGCAGAACCGGCTCGCGCGCCATGGTCGCCGTGGCGATGATGTCCGCCTCCCTTGCCGCTGCGGCGAGCTCCGGAACGGCGTCGACCTCCACGCCGTAATCTTCGAACTCACGAGCCAGCGCCGCGGCCTGCTCCGTACGCCGCGCCCAGATGGCAATACGCTCCAGCGTCGGGAACACGGCACTGTACGCCTTGATCAGGCTCCGCGCCACGGTCCCGGCGCCGACGATCAGCAGGGTTGCGCTCTCGGGCCGTGCCAGCAGCGATGCACCCAGCACGGAGTCCGCGGCTGTCTTGAACTCGGTGATGAGCCGGCTTTCGATGATCGCGGTCAGTCGGCCGTGCTCCGGCTCAAACATGAGCATGGCCCCCTGCACGGAGGGCAGGCCCGCCTGCGCGTTCCCAGCAAAGATGGTGGTGGATTTCACGCCATAGCCAAGGCCCTCGATGTACGCGCCGCGGCTGAGCAACGTGCCCTCCGCCGGCCCCAGGAATATGTCGTCCACCTGCGCCCTGGGCAGCAGATGGCCAGAGCGCAACGCCTCCACCGCGCCCGGCCACGTCAGCTTGTCCACAGTCGCATCGTAGGTAATGATGGAAACATTCACAGTATCTCTCCAGCAATATCTTGAAGCGTAAAACGTCGCCTGCCACTCGTTCAAATCTGGTGACATACGCTGGCCTGGCATTCAAGTCATCGTAGGAACTCGCCGCCTCGGCTCGCCATGACTTCCCAACGAAAAGCCCGGCCGGCGAATCGCCAGACCGGGCTTTGTTGCTGTGGTGAAATGCCGGTGAACGGAGTCTACATTGTACGTGTGGGGACGTCGTCACCCACGGCTTCGTCAATCTGATTCGGAGTAGCGCCGGCGTGTGTGATCATGCTTTGGAGCATGCGGGGACCGATCAACATTCATTTCCAAGAGACGACCATAGCCGGGAATCTGCGCAAGGCTCGGACAAAATGGAAGCGAGCCAACCATGAGACATGTTGCGTTCGCCCTGCGCCAGGCTCCGCGGCATCGCGTCGTCACAGGAACGGCTAGAAAGGTAGAGTCCCGGTGCCCATCAGCCAGAACGCGGGAACCCAGAGGCCCACAGGGACCCAGATGATCAGCGACATGGCAAGGAGCTTGGGGCTGAGCTTGCCGTAAAAGGCGAGGAAGACTTCGAGGGTGAGCACGGCGTAGCCCAGACAGGCCATGGCCAGGTAGTTGGACTTGCCGATGAGCTGCGTGCCGTCGGCCATGATCGGGCTGCCGAAGTAGAAAAGCAGCATGTAGATTGCGGAGATGAAGCAGACCGTCAGGCTGACGTTGCCCACGGAGCGCAGATCTTCGAGACCGACGAGCAGCGCGTACGAAACGCACAGGTACAACACGCCGTGCGCGAAAAGCAGCCCTGCGATGAAGGGGTCGTGGTAGAATGTACCCTGGATCAGTGCGCCTATAACCACAAGCAACCCGACAAAACCAGTGGCCACACCGGTGCCCTTGGCCTCGCCCTTGCCCAGGTTCAACAATGCAACGGGCAACCACATGACGGAAATCAAAATGAGTAAAGCTGTTGTCACGGAACACTCCTTTCTCTGCAGGGGTTCAATAGATATAACGAACGCCAGAGACACAACACTTTATCATCGTGATTTTAATGAACAAGAACCCACTCGAACACAAATATGCATTCTTAGGGGTAGCCAGTATACCATAGTACATGATATACTATCTGATTGCGGCGATGTGTACTGCACTGAAAAGCAATATGCAGGCCAAATGCAGAGAATTGTGAAATTACATGCCATATTCAAAAATGTTAATATTTTGACGGGGCATTTTGGATCATAATACTCAATAATTAATTTCCATTTCCTCCAAGTAGTTCCGTAAAAACAATACGATACTGCTTCGTGTGTCATTTTTGGCTTTACATGGGTCAAAGTGCCACACGGAATGTGCTGCAAACGTGACAATACACCATGCCATCTGCGCCTTTGCTCTTGGGTTAGAACTGAGCAAAGCGCCTGCAGAGAGGCTGAGCTCTTTTATTGATGGGAACGAAGCAGCGGGGAGAGATGTGGGTTACGACTATGGTGCGGCAGTCATCTTATGTGGCAGCCTGGCCGGGGCAGTGTCTGCCCCCTTCCAGGAACTTTCAATACCGGCGGCCGGCGTCACCACGCCTTCTTGCGCGCGAAAAAGGCGCCGCCGCTCAACCAGTCCTCCGCGCATGAGAGCACGTTCTTTTCCAACCCACCGTCCAAAAGAAGCGCCATGGCCCGCGCCAGGAGCAGGTAGCCGGCTTCGAGACCGAGGGCGCTGGCCCCGTGCAGCAGACCAAGCTGGACGCTCTCGGCCAGCAGCCTCATGATCGCGTGGTTTTCGATGGGGGTCAGGGCGTCCCCGGACTGGTTGCTCTCAAGGCACATCGCCTCGCTCACCGAGTTCCAGCCGCGGCACACCAGCGGGCGGGCCGGATATATCGAGCAGTTCCCCTGCTCCAGAAACAGGCACGGGTAGAGATGGCGCTCCATGCCAATCTCCTGCCGGCTCTTGCCGCGCATGCGTTCCACCAGGGCGCGCGCCCTGAGCTCGAGCTCCTGGAGCTGTTGCGGGCCGCGCGTCTCCAGCAGATAGAAGCCCAGGAACAATGCTTCCGGCGCTGTCAGGGAGACCTGGTTATAGCAACAGTAGACGCAGCCCCGTTTGCAGGCGAGCGGAGGGTCCAGCTCCAGCTCCGCCATCAGGGAATCGCAGACCTCGTACGACTCCCGCATGAGCTCGTACAGCGTCCGGAAGTCCTGGTCGGAACCGTCAGCTTCTTTGGCCCCCAGCGCGTCCGCCATTGCTTCCATGCGCTCCTGGATGATGCGCGTGGCGAGCGCTTCATGCTGGGAAGCAATGTCCGGCGCCTGGATTGCCGGCCCAACGTGTACGCCGCGGACCGCGCTGCGTTGCGAAGCGCGTTTCGACCTGCCCGACCTGGAGCGGGAACCGCGGGCGCGGGAACGAGAGACCATTGGCCACCTCTGCTGCTGACGGTTGATTGCGGGCGGTACTCCCCACACTCAAGCCCTTCATGCAAGCGGCCCGCGGTGTCAATGGATTTCATACGGTGGCCGGGCGCGCTCTGCGGGCTCCGCAGCGCACCTCGTGTGATCTGCCGGATGCTACGGCCCTAGGCCCATTGCCCGGCGGCAAATCCGGACGACCACGCCCACTGCAGGTTGTAGCCGCCCAGCTTGCCCGTCACGTCCAGCAGCTCGCCGACGCAAAACAGCCCCGGAACTTTCTTGGCTTCCATGGTCTTGGAGGAAACGCGGTCCGTATCCACGCCGCCGAGCGTGACCTCGGCCTTGGCGTACCCGGCCGTGCCGCTGGGGGTGAACTCGAAGCCGTGCAGCGCGGCCTCCATCCCGACCAGCCGCTTTTTGGAGAGGTTGGCCGCCGGTCCGTCCCAGCGGTACCGCGCGCAGAGCCACCCGGCGAGCCGCTTGGGCAGCAGCGTCCCCAGCACGTTTTTCAGCTCCATGCGCGGCGATGCTTCCAGCGCCTGGGCCACGTCCACGCCGGGCAAGAGGTCGATGGACAGCGTCTGCCCTTCCCGCCAGAAAAGCGAAGCGTTCAGGACGGCCGGCCCGGACACGCCGCGGTGCGTGAACAGCATCGAGCCTTCACTGGCGTAGTGTCCGGTGTCCGGGGCGATGCGCACGGGCAGCGAGGCCCCGGTCATTTCTTTGCACAGCGGGGCCAAATCAGGCCCGGCCAGCAGCGGCACCAGCCCTGGCCGCCGCCCGGTGGAGCGCAGCCCGAACCGCTCGGCCAACGCGTACCCCAGACCCGTCGCCCCGACCTGCGGCCACGACGGCCCCCCAAGGGCCAGCACCAGCGATGCGCCGGAAAAAACGCCGCGGTCCGTGTCCACGCGGAAGCCATCGCCATCCTTTGCGGCGGCGCGGATTTCTGTCCCCAGGGAAAACTCCGCACCCATGGACAGCGCCTCGCGATGAAGCGCCTCGGCCACGTCCTTGGCCCTGTCGCTGAAGAGCATGCCCTGGCCCATATCGCGCACCGGCAGCGAGTGGCGCTGCATGAAGTCGATGAAATCGTACGGCGTGTACTGCGCCAGCGCGGATTTTACAAAGTGCGGGTTGGCGCAGTGATAATCGCTGGCCGAGGCCCCGGTGTTGGTGCAGTTGCACTTGCCGCCGCCGGAGATGCGGATCTTGTTGCCCGGCGCGTCGCCGTGGTCGATGACCAGCGTCCGCCGCCCCCGCGCCGCACACTCCCTGGCACAGGTCAGCCCGGCCGCCCCGGCGCCGAGGATCAGGACGTCGAATGTATTGGTATTGTTGGATGAACTTCCCGGCATGTGTCACTCCGGGGCAATAGCTAGCATGGGATGAGGGGAAGAGCCAGGGGGTGCAGGGCGCAATATCCTGAATGGAAAACAGCGCATCTCTACGAGCTGTGCTCCACAGGTGTATGGACTTGACCACTCCGGCATGGTAACTATGTTACCAGCAAGGGAGGCCATATGCCCACGAACACCCTCACATCGAAGCAGAAGATGAAGCAGTACCGCGCCAGGATGAAGGAACGGGGCCTGCGGGCCATCCAGATCTGGGTGCCGGATACCCGCTCTTCCGAGATCCACAACGCCTTGCGGCGGCAGTCGCTTCTCGCCAGCCAGTCTGCCGACGAACAGGATGTGCTCGATTTTCTGGAAGATGTTTCGGCCTGGGATGACGACGCATGAAACGGGGCGATATCGTGATCGTCGCCATGTCCGGGGATTACGGCAAGGTGCGTCCCGCGCTGATCGTCCAGAACGACGTGACCCTTGAGACGCACGCCAGCATCGTCGTCTGTCCACTCACCTCGCACTGCATCGACGCGCCGCTCTTCCGCATCCCGGTCGCGCCTACCGAATCCAACGGCTTATCCACAGACTCGCAGATCATGGTCGATAAGGTCTCTGCCGTGAAGCGCGAGCGAGTCCGCGATGTTGTCGGCTCCCTCGACGACGAGACAATGGTGCAAGTGAACCGCACCATTGCGCTGTGGCTTGGGCTGTAGGGCTCGTTGTTACTTCATGATTTCTGCACTCTCTCGAACCAGCCCTTTGCTGGTCGGCTTAACGCTGAGGATGATGACGGTGGGGACTAAATTTATTAGATTTCTTCCCGGCTAGCTGACTCCGGCAAAACAGCTGGGGGGATCGCAAAAAGCTGGGGCCCCAGGACAGCTTGTGTCAATAGGCATAAACCCTGATGGGATATATATTAGTTGGCGACATACCAAACTTAAGCCCCATGGAGATCCCACGATGCCTGAATCTCAGACTACTGTCATTTGCCCGATATGCGCCCTCCAATTTCCTGATGTTCTTAAAGAAACGAATGAATCAGATTCCAGTATTTACAATTGCGAGCGCTGCAAAAAATACCGAATCACACGAACTGCAGAATCCATGATGAGGAACAAAAATAGTACGCTCCCATACATTTCTGCTTGGTCTCGAGAATGTAACGAATACCAGGACATTCTACCTGAGGTCACATCTGAAGTACTCAGAAGCTTTTCTGAGCTAGAACCTGACAGAACAGACAATTCCAATATTAGGAGACTACTGCGGTATATCAACAGCCACACAAAACATATTGGCCAAGATGTACTAATCGTTGAGCACTTTGACTACCCTGTCATCTGGGGAGAAAATGAAATTGAATTACGCGCCTATCTTCAGCACTTAAGAGATAAAAAATGGATTGAATACGCTGACGATGGAGACCTTGGGAACAATTTTGCCTACTCTGTAAAAATTACTATTGACGGAAGGGCCTACCTTGATGAGCTAAATAAAATTATCTCCAAGCATTCCGACAGCAAATGGCCTACGGTTAATCAATACTTGGACGAGGCTTATTACAACTTAACTTCTGGCGACAACGTTGCTAAGTATAAAAATTGTGCTCATTCGTGCAGAGAGGCGATAGTCTCTCTAGCAAATGAGACTTATGACGAGAAAAAGCATGGCAAATTCGAACCCAAACGTTCAACATACTCTAATGCACTAGACAAACTTGAGCTGTTGGTAGTTTCAACTCTGCAGGGCAAATCATTAAAAGAAGAAAGGATTATGATAAAAAAATCCTTACAATATGCCAGCAAGTACGCGCATGCAGATTCTATAGAATTCACTCAGGCTGCTAATTGCTATGTAACAACCAAATCAATAATAGAGATTATATATCTCAATACCCATTTGCATGGTGGATAGCAATTCCAACGACTGTTTTGGGACAAAATGTGTATTGTACTTCTAACCTGTCGCCAATCCCAAACATCAATCTGGCTAGCCATATCTCTCGGATCATGCCTTAAAACATTCTTGCTCCCCTCCTATCACTCCCAATCCAGCAAGCACTCGCCGCCCGGGACGCTAATGTGCGTAATCTTCCCCCCACAGCACAAACGTAAGCTAATAATCGGTTGTCTTACCGCCAGCGCTCCAATTCCGACCAGTCCCCCCTGGATCATTTCCCGCACACAATGGTATGCTCAGTGGATACGCGTGATGCATTGGAACGGCCCGCCCCGACCGCCTTACTTTTCCGACAGCCCTGCGAGCCGCCGCACACCAGGAGACAACCCCATGTACAATGTTCTCGTTACCGCCCCCATCGAGCCGGAGGGCCTCGACCTTCTGCGCGACCACCCCGATATCAACATGAGCGTGGCCAGGGACTGGTCGCCGGAGACCGCCCCGAAGTATTTGCAGGACGTGCACGGCCTGCTTCTGCGCCACCCTGCGTTGCCGCGCGAGATCATCGACCAGGCGCCGAATCTCAAGGTCGCCGCCTGGTTCGGCGTGGGCACGGACCTCATCGACGTGGACGCCCTCACGGCGCGGGGCATTCCCCTGCTCATCTCCACTGGCGCGAACTCCCAGGCCGTGGCCGAGCACACCATGGCGCTGATGCTGGCCATGGCCAAGAACCTCCGCACGGCCCAGGCCTCGCTGGAGAATGGCGACTGGCGCTGGCGGCACCAGCACGAGACCAGCGACCTGAGTGGCAGGACCATGCTCATCCTCGGCTTTGGCCACATCGGCCGTGTGGTGGCCGGCCTGTGCACGGCGTTTTCCATGCGCGTGGTGGCCTACAGCCGGTCCATCACCCAGAGTCCCATCCCCGGCGTGGAGATGACGCAGGACTTCCGCAGCGTCCTGCCCCGCGCGGACTTCATCTCCCTGCACCTGCCCCACGCGCCGGAGACGCACCACATTTTCACGGCCGAGGACTTTGCCAGCATGAAAAAGGGAACGTTCCTGATCAACACGGGCCGCGGCGAGGTCCTGGACGAATCGCTGCTCCTGGAGGCGCTGGACAACGGGACTCTCGGCGGGGTCGGGCTCGATGTGTTCGAGCAGGAGCCGCCCGACCCGGACTCGCCGCTGTTCAAGCATCCGCGCTCGTTCTACACGCCGCACGACGCCGCCATCACGCACCAGAGCCTGGTCAACATGAGCACCCTCTCGGCCCAGAACATCATCAACGGGCTCGAAGGCCGCTTTGACGAGACCATGCTGGTCAACCGGCAGGCTCTCTCAAAGTAGGAGTTCCATAGGGCGTACGAGTCCCTCCGGATGCCACGCCGCAGCCTGTCCTTGCTGCGATTTGTCCCGGGGGGGCTCGTGAGCCCTATCATGCTGTTCCTATTGCAAGAATATTGAAGCAGCGCGTCACACACCCCCCGTCGGTCGTCTCCATTAACATTCTGTAAAATGTCGCCCTGGCGACACCCGGAGGCCCACAACGGGTGTACACGGGCGGCCATGCTATCGAAACTCACTCCCGCTCTTCTTCAGCGCGTCGTCCAAATAGTTTTCGCCCTCGTGTGCATCTTCATCGGCTGGCGCTTCTACCAGTTCTGTGTCTGGGCCCAGACCGGCGCGGGCGACGCCGTGTCCAGGCCGGCCGGTGTGGAAGGCTTTCTGCCCATCAGCGCCCTGCTCGGGCTCAAGCACTTTATCCTGACCGGTTCGTACGATCCCGCACACCCGGCCGGGCTGACCATCCTGCTCTTTGCCCTGTGCACCGGCGTGCTGCTGCGTCGGGGCTTCTGCGCGTACATCTGCCCGGTGGGGCTCATCTCAAATCTTCTGGCCGCGGCCGGCCGCAGGCTCGGGCTGGAGCGCCGGGTTCCGCGCATGTTGGACATTGCGGTCAAAACGCTCAAGTACCCGCTGCTGGCCTTCTTCCTGTTCACCGTAGTGGTGGTCATGAGCGGCGCGGCCCTGCAAGCCTTCCTCATGGGTCGCTACAACCTCACGGCGGATGCGCATCTGCTGCGCTTCTTCATGAGCCCGTCGCACACCGCGCTTGTGGTGCTCGGCTCCCTGGTGGCAATCAGCCTGCTCTTCCGCAACGCCTGGTGCCGCTGGCTGTGCCCGTACGGCGCGTTGTTGGGGCTGCTCTCCTGGGTGGGGATCACGAATATCAGACGCACGGCGGATGCCTGCACGGGCTGCCAGAGCTGCCAGCGCGTGTGTCCGGCGAATATCCCGATCCACGAGAAGACGACCATCCGCACGCCCGAGTGCATCGGCTGCGCCCGCTGCG from Oceanidesulfovibrio marinus includes:
- a CDS encoding ornithine cyclodeaminase family protein, with amino-acid sequence MNVSIITYDATVDKLTWPGAVEALRSGHLLPRAQVDDIFLGPAEGTLLSRGAYIEGLGYGVKSTTIFAGNAQAGLPSVQGAMLMFEPEHGRLTAIIESRLITEFKTAADSVLGASLLARPESATLLIVGAGTVARSLIKAYSAVFPTLERIAIWARRTEQAAALAREFEDYGVEVDAVPELAAAAREADIIATATMAREPVLHGAWVRPGTHVDLIGAYKADMREADDSLIAGGALFVDSRETTIGHIGELAIPIANGVITADAVQGDFYDMIQNPSCGRQSDTEITVFKNGGGAHLDLMMARYIAERAEGS
- a CDS encoding AmiS/UreI family transporter, with product MTTALLILISVMWLPVALLNLGKGEAKGTGVATGFVGLLVVIGALIQGTFYHDPFIAGLLFAHGVLYLCVSYALLVGLEDLRSVGNVSLTVCFISAIYMLLFYFGSPIMADGTQLIGKSNYLAMACLGYAVLTLEVFLAFYGKLSPKLLAMSLIIWVPVGLWVPAFWLMGTGTLPF
- a CDS encoding YkgJ family cysteine cluster protein, producing MVSRSRARGSRSRSGRSKRASQRSAVRGVHVGPAIQAPDIASQHEALATRIIQERMEAMADALGAKEADGSDQDFRTLYELMRESYEVCDSLMAELELDPPLACKRGCVYCCYNQVSLTAPEALFLGFYLLETRGPQQLQELELRARALVERMRGKSRQEIGMERHLYPCLFLEQGNCSIYPARPLVCRGWNSVSEAMCLESNQSGDALTPIENHAIMRLLAESVQLGLLHGASALGLEAGYLLLARAMALLLDGGLEKNVLSCAEDWLSGGAFFARKKAW
- a CDS encoding NAD(P)/FAD-dependent oxidoreductase, with protein sequence MPGSSSNNTNTFDVLILGAGAAGLTCARECAARGRRTLVIDHGDAPGNKIRISGGGKCNCTNTGASASDYHCANPHFVKSALAQYTPYDFIDFMQRHSLPVRDMGQGMLFSDRAKDVAEALHREALSMGAEFSLGTEIRAAAKDGDGFRVDTDRGVFSGASLVLALGGPSWPQVGATGLGYALAERFGLRSTGRRPGLVPLLAGPDLAPLCKEMTGASLPVRIAPDTGHYASEGSMLFTHRGVSGPAVLNASLFWREGQTLSIDLLPGVDVAQALEASPRMELKNVLGTLLPKRLAGWLCARYRWDGPAANLSKKRLVGMEAALHGFEFTPSGTAGYAKAEVTLGGVDTDRVSSKTMEAKKVPGLFCVGELLDVTGKLGGYNLQWAWSSGFAAGQWA
- a CDS encoding antitoxin MazE family protein produces the protein MPTNTLTSKQKMKQYRARMKERGLRAIQIWVPDTRSSEIHNALRRQSLLASQSADEQDVLDFLEDVSAWDDDA
- a CDS encoding type II toxin-antitoxin system PemK/MazF family toxin, with translation MKRGDIVIVAMSGDYGKVRPALIVQNDVTLETHASIVVCPLTSHCIDAPLFRIPVAPTESNGLSTDSQIMVDKVSAVKRERVRDVVGSLDDETMVQVNRTIALWLGL
- a CDS encoding hydroxyacid dehydrogenase — translated: MYNVLVTAPIEPEGLDLLRDHPDINMSVARDWSPETAPKYLQDVHGLLLRHPALPREIIDQAPNLKVAAWFGVGTDLIDVDALTARGIPLLISTGANSQAVAEHTMALMLAMAKNLRTAQASLENGDWRWRHQHETSDLSGRTMLILGFGHIGRVVAGLCTAFSMRVVAYSRSITQSPIPGVEMTQDFRSVLPRADFISLHLPHAPETHHIFTAEDFASMKKGTFLINTGRGEVLDESLLLEALDNGTLGGVGLDVFEQEPPDPDSPLFKHPRSFYTPHDAAITHQSLVNMSTLSAQNIINGLEGRFDETMLVNRQALSK
- a CDS encoding 4Fe-4S binding protein — encoded protein: MLSKLTPALLQRVVQIVFALVCIFIGWRFYQFCVWAQTGAGDAVSRPAGVEGFLPISALLGLKHFILTGSYDPAHPAGLTILLFALCTGVLLRRGFCAYICPVGLISNLLAAAGRRLGLERRVPRMLDIAVKTLKYPLLAFFLFTVVVVMSGAALQAFLMGRYNLTADAHLLRFFMSPSHTALVVLGSLVAISLLFRNAWCRWLCPYGALLGLLSWVGITNIRRTADACTGCQSCQRVCPANIPIHEKTTIRTPECIGCARCVGSCSRQHALHVTVLGRPVHWAFLAVATVGLFLAFWLVAQLTGHWHSSLPPMMLKSLYAQALGGM